In the Rhizobium favelukesii genome, one interval contains:
- the traC gene encoding conjugal transfer protein TraC has product MKKPSAKIRDEIAKLQEQLKIAETREAERIGRIALKAGLGEIEIDEAELQAAFEQVTKRFRGGQGVTTGGKKGAGESGGATPTATDASGAGAGSAGEA; this is encoded by the coding sequence ATGAAGAAGCCATCCGCGAAAATCCGCGACGAAATCGCCAAGCTGCAGGAACAGCTCAAGATTGCCGAGACCAGGGAAGCGGAACGCATCGGCCGGATCGCGCTCAAGGCGGGCCTTGGCGAGATCGAAATCGACGAGGCGGAACTTCAGGCAGCGTTTGAGCAAGTGACCAAGCGATTCCGCGGAGGGCAGGGCGTTACAACCGGAGGGAAGAAGGGCGCCGGCGAGAGCGGCGGCGCAACGCCGACCGCGACGGACGCGTCTGGCGCGGGTGCGGGCAGCGCTGGCGAGGCTTGA
- a CDS encoding conjugal transfer protein TraB — translation MRRDHLRTTLLFLASIVIGVVGWSGHVLLLPAALGFPILWSLAQTRSVVALVSAGYFLAASRGLPQGVATFYAADIWLGLLLWLCASLSFVVVHSVLWTKNPNVRPFRYLLAAVIMSIPPFGITGWAHPVTAAGVLFPGWGWWGLNLITAGLAGLVTRIWPAVAIALTGFWLWSAAFWTDPKLPEGWRGVDLEMGASLGREAGLQRQRDLIATVRNAASDGGRVVVLPETALGFWTPTMERLWVGVLRAGDATVIAGATVLDATGYDNVLAAVDRKGGRILYRERMPVPGSMWQPWRSWFGESGGTRADFFANPVVSIGASRAAPLICYEQLIVWPILQSMLHDPDFIIAVGNGWWTEETSIVAIQRAATTAWSKLFAKPLVVAFNT, via the coding sequence ATGCGCCGTGATCACCTTCGAACTACGCTGCTGTTCCTCGCTTCAATTGTGATCGGCGTGGTGGGCTGGAGTGGTCATGTGTTGCTCCTTCCTGCCGCCCTGGGATTTCCAATTCTATGGTCGCTCGCGCAAACGAGATCGGTCGTGGCACTCGTCTCCGCCGGATATTTCCTGGCCGCATCACGTGGTTTGCCCCAAGGCGTTGCCACCTTCTATGCGGCGGACATTTGGCTGGGCCTTCTGCTCTGGTTGTGCGCTTCTTTGAGCTTTGTGGTGGTGCATTCCGTCCTTTGGACGAAGAACCCGAACGTTCGTCCGTTTCGCTATCTTCTCGCGGCCGTCATCATGTCCATCCCGCCATTCGGCATCACGGGCTGGGCGCACCCGGTAACTGCTGCCGGTGTTCTGTTTCCAGGATGGGGGTGGTGGGGACTGAACTTGATCACAGCTGGCCTTGCGGGCCTCGTAACCCGCATTTGGCCCGCTGTCGCCATCGCCTTGACTGGCTTTTGGCTGTGGTCCGCCGCGTTCTGGACCGACCCGAAACTACCAGAAGGCTGGCGCGGCGTCGATCTGGAAATGGGGGCTTCGCTCGGTCGGGAGGCCGGACTTCAACGCCAGCGTGACTTGATAGCGACAGTGCGGAATGCGGCCAGCGATGGCGGCCGCGTCGTGGTGCTGCCGGAAACTGCGCTTGGCTTCTGGACGCCGACCATGGAGCGGCTGTGGGTAGGCGTCCTCCGCGCCGGTGATGCGACGGTCATCGCCGGCGCCACGGTTCTCGATGCCACCGGCTACGACAATGTCCTCGCCGCGGTCGACCGGAAGGGCGGCCGCATCCTCTATCGCGAACGCATGCCGGTTCCCGGTTCGATGTGGCAGCCATGGCGATCCTGGTTTGGGGAGAGCGGCGGCACCCGGGCGGATTTCTTCGCGAACCCGGTCGTCTCCATCGGTGCCAGCCGCGCCGCACCACTGATCTGCTACGAGCAACTGATCGTTTGGCCCATCCTTCAGTCCATGCTGCACGATCCGGACTTCATTATTGCTGTCGGAAACGGGTGGTGGACCGAAGAGACATCAATCGTTGCTATCCAGCGAGCCGCTACCACGGCGTGGTCAAAGCTCTTCGCAAAACCGCTTGTTGTTGCCTTCAACACCTGA
- the traF gene encoding conjugative transfer signal peptidase TraF, whose amino-acid sequence MAALAASLAIVTAVAGGYRLNLTPSEPLGLWRIVPAYRPAAVDDLVFICPPDTAGMREAKARGYLRSGSCPSGVAPLIKTVMAVAGQHVEISASVTVDGRVVSFSSLASRDGKGRPLPPFPSGTVPPGYVFLHSAFPGSYDSRYFGPLPASGILGLAREVLTYAP is encoded by the coding sequence ATGGCTGCACTGGCCGCCAGCCTGGCGATCGTCACTGCCGTCGCCGGCGGTTATCGCCTCAATTTGACCCCGAGCGAGCCGCTTGGTCTCTGGCGCATTGTCCCGGCTTATCGACCTGCGGCGGTCGACGACCTGGTGTTCATCTGCCCGCCGGACACGGCGGGAATGCGGGAGGCGAAAGCCCGCGGCTATCTTCGTTCCGGTTCCTGCCCAAGTGGCGTCGCGCCGCTGATCAAGACGGTGATGGCCGTTGCAGGACAGCATGTCGAAATCAGCGCCAGCGTGACTGTGGATGGGCGGGTGGTTTCTTTTTCCAGTCTCGCATCACGAGATGGAAAGGGACGGCCGTTGCCGCCGTTTCCGAGCGGCACTGTCCCGCCAGGATATGTCTTCCTACATTCCGCGTTCCCCGGCTCCTACGACTCCCGCTACTTCGGTCCGCTGCCAGCTTCCGGCATTCTCGGTCTGGCGCGGGAGGTACTCACCTATGCGCCGTGA
- a CDS encoding TraH family protein has translation MIDAALIKECADPLLKPAIVEQFVMAAGSADPFAVTVKSGGRLILVPKAASAEEAMAIVRQYAGQAVVRVGPTQFPAGVGVKELADLKPDLVDPCQNLRKGTAMFAKVLRIVAKWYGGNPTSKDVFPKIVEDAIYAWKTGEFEGVRVFQAEDPEGALANQKEPRGDKSEAGTIDAGALLQIEAEPSDERKIGTAGIRVDLSRIAGQQ, from the coding sequence ATGATCGACGCAGCCCTGATAAAAGAATGCGCAGACCCTTTGCTCAAGCCCGCAATCGTCGAGCAGTTCGTGATGGCAGCGGGCTCGGCTGATCCCTTCGCCGTCACCGTTAAATCAGGCGGCCGATTGATCCTCGTTCCGAAAGCGGCATCGGCCGAGGAGGCGATGGCGATCGTACGGCAATATGCTGGTCAGGCGGTCGTTCGCGTTGGGCCGACCCAGTTCCCCGCGGGCGTGGGAGTCAAGGAACTGGCGGATCTGAAGCCCGACCTTGTCGATCCCTGCCAAAACCTTCGCAAAGGCACGGCGATGTTCGCGAAGGTGCTCAGGATCGTTGCGAAATGGTATGGCGGCAACCCCACGAGCAAAGACGTCTTCCCGAAGATTGTCGAGGATGCGATTTATGCATGGAAGACCGGTGAGTTCGAGGGCGTGAGGGTGTTTCAGGCGGAGGACCCCGAGGGGGCACTAGCCAACCAAAAGGAACCGCGGGGCGATAAATCGGAGGCGGGCACAATCGATGCCGGGGCTTTGCTGCAGATTGAGGCAGAACCTTCGGACGAAAGGAAAATTGGCACTGCGGGGATACGGGTCGATCTATCTCGCATTGCTGGTCAGCAATAG
- a CDS encoding helix-turn-helix domain-containing protein, which yields MDIREVFARNLRAARQAKGLSQEELAHRADIDRTYISSLERSVYNASIDVVERLATVLDIEACELLKRPPKEMPTELDD from the coding sequence ATGGATATTCGAGAGGTATTTGCGCGAAATTTGCGAGCTGCGCGACAGGCTAAAGGCTTGTCCCAGGAGGAACTCGCGCATCGCGCGGACATCGATCGCACCTACATCAGTTCGCTAGAGCGTAGCGTCTACAATGCAAGCATCGATGTCGTGGAACGTTTGGCGACAGTCTTGGACATCGAAGCCTGTGAGTTGCTGAAGCGGCCGCCGAAGGAGATGCCAACCGAGCTTGACGATTAA
- the traD gene encoding type IV conjugative transfer system coupling protein TraD: MTRTMTSDARKRDTREKIELGGLIVKAGLRYEKRALLLGTLIDAARRIKGDDGERSRLMAIGVEAFGNDDQ, translated from the coding sequence ATGACGAGGACGATGACATCCGACGCCCGCAAAAGGGACACGCGCGAAAAGATCGAGCTCGGCGGCCTGATCGTCAAGGCCGGTCTGCGCTACGAGAAGCGAGCGCTGTTGCTGGGCACGCTGATCGATGCAGCGCGCCGCATCAAGGGTGACGATGGCGAGCGCTCCAGGCTCATGGCAATCGGCGTGGAGGCCTTCGGCAATGACGATCAATAG
- a CDS encoding transcriptional repressor TraM, giving the protein MNDVGSSRYSSMQESELEVLAVAAIREHRHLIAADEAVYEEWTRASADPSVSAAVLKTLQDEYVARQKKSEAQQEVLSEIIDALGYVPEVAPDGED; this is encoded by the coding sequence ATGAACGATGTGGGCTCATCTCGCTACAGTTCGATGCAAGAGTCAGAACTAGAGGTGCTGGCAGTTGCTGCAATCCGTGAGCACCGCCATCTTATTGCCGCCGATGAGGCTGTCTACGAGGAATGGACTCGCGCGAGCGCCGATCCGTCGGTTTCCGCCGCCGTACTCAAGACTCTGCAGGATGAGTATGTCGCGCGTCAGAAAAAATCCGAAGCCCAGCAGGAGGTGTTGTCGGAAATCATCGATGCGCTTGGCTACGTCCCTGAAGTTGCTCCAGATGGCGAAGACTGA
- the traA gene encoding Ti-type conjugative transfer relaxase TraA translates to MAVPHFSVSVVARGSGRSAVLSAAYRHCAKMEFEREARTIDYTRKQGLLHEELVVPSDAPEWLRMMVADRSVAGASEAFWNKVEVFEKRSDAQLAKDVTIALPIELTAAQNIALVRDFVERHITSKGMVADWVYHDAPGNPHVHLMTTLRPLTEDGFGSKKVAVLAPDGKPIRNDAGKIVYELWAGSAEDFNAFRDGWFACQNKHLALAGLDIRIDGRSFERQGIALEPTIHLGVGTKAIERKAEQTDRKQETPASKLERVKFQEARRSENARRIQRRPEIVLDLITREKSVFDERDVAKVLYRYIDDASLFQSLMVRILQSPEALRLERERINFATGIRTPAKYTSRQMIRLEAEMVNRAIWLSGRASHGVREAVLEATFARHARLSVEQRTAIEHVAGGERIAAVIGRAGAGKTTMMKAAREAWEAAGYRVVGGALAGKAAEGLEKEAGIQSRTLSSWELRWNEGRNHIDDKTVFVLDEAGMVSSRQMALFVDAVTKAGAKLVLVGDPEQLQPIGAGAGFRAIADRIGYAELETIYRQRQQWMRDASLDLARGKVGEAVEAYRAHGRFNGLDLKAQAVESLIADWNHGYDPSKTTLILAHLRRDVRMLNEMARAKLVERGIIADGFAFKTEDGTRMFAAGDQIVFLKNEGSLGVKNGMLAKVIEAAPGRLVAELGGGEHRRLVTIEQRFYNNLDHGYATTIHKSQGATVDRVKVLASLSLDRHLTYVAMTRHREDLAVYYGRRSFAKSGGLIPILSRRNAKETTLDYEKASFYRQALRFAEARGLHLVNVARTIAHDRLQWAVRQKQKLADLGARLAAMGAALGLVRGSNKHSIPDTIKEAKPMVSGITTFPKSFGQAVEDKLAADPGLKKQWEDVSTRFHLVYAQPEAAFNAINVDAMAKDQSVAQSTLERIAGAPESFGALKGKTGLLASRADKQEREKAVANVPALARNLKRYLRERAEAEFKHETEERAVRLKVSVDIPALSASAKQTLERVRDAIDSNDLPAGLEYALADKMVKAELEGFAKAVSERFGERTFLPLAAKDTSGKTFETVTSGMTVSQKVEVQSAWNSMRTVQQLGSHERTTEALKQAETLRQTKSQGRSLK, encoded by the coding sequence GTGGCCGTCCCTCACTTCTCCGTAAGCGTCGTCGCCCGTGGCTCCGGCCGCAGCGCCGTCCTGTCGGCGGCCTACCGGCACTGCGCCAAGATGGAGTTCGAGCGGGAAGCTCGGACGATCGACTACACCCGAAAGCAGGGGCTCCTGCATGAGGAGCTCGTCGTTCCATCCGATGCGCCGGAATGGTTGCGCATGATGGTCGCCGATCGCTCGGTCGCCGGCGCATCCGAGGCTTTCTGGAACAAGGTGGAGGTATTCGAAAAGCGCTCAGATGCCCAGCTTGCCAAGGATGTGACGATCGCGCTGCCAATAGAGCTAACGGCCGCGCAGAACATCGCCCTCGTCCGGGATTTCGTGGAGCGGCACATCACGTCGAAGGGTATGGTCGCCGACTGGGTTTATCACGATGCTCCGGGCAATCCACATGTGCATCTGATGACGACATTGCGGCCGCTCACCGAAGACGGGTTCGGCTCGAAGAAGGTCGCGGTTCTCGCCCCGGACGGCAAGCCGATCCGCAATGACGCCGGCAAGATCGTCTATGAGCTATGGGCCGGCAGCGCTGAGGATTTCAATGCGTTTCGCGACGGCTGGTTTGCCTGCCAGAACAAACATCTGGCGCTTGCCGGCCTCGATATCCGCATCGATGGCCGTTCCTTCGAAAGGCAGGGCATTGCCCTGGAGCCGACCATTCACCTCGGCGTCGGCACCAAAGCCATCGAGCGCAAGGCCGAGCAGACCGATCGGAAGCAGGAGACCCCGGCAAGCAAGCTCGAACGGGTCAAGTTTCAGGAGGCCCGCCGCAGCGAGAACGCCCGCCGCATCCAGCGCCGTCCGGAGATCGTGCTCGACCTGATCACGCGGGAGAAGAGCGTCTTCGACGAACGGGATGTTGCGAAGGTGTTATACCGCTATATCGACGATGCGAGTCTGTTTCAGAGCCTGATGGTGAGGATCCTGCAGAGCCCGGAGGCCCTCCGGCTCGAACGCGAGCGGATCAACTTTGCGACCGGTATTCGGACACCAGCCAAGTACACGTCGCGGCAGATGATCCGACTTGAAGCCGAGATGGTCAACCGGGCTATCTGGCTGTCCGGCCGCGCCTCTCATGGTGTGCGCGAGGCGGTTCTGGAGGCGACCTTTGCGCGCCATGCCCGTCTGTCGGTTGAGCAGCGGACGGCGATCGAACATGTGGCTGGCGGCGAACGGATCGCCGCCGTCATCGGCCGCGCCGGCGCCGGCAAGACGACGATGATGAAGGCGGCGCGCGAAGCCTGGGAAGCGGCCGGCTATCGTGTCGTCGGTGGTGCGCTTGCCGGCAAAGCGGCCGAGGGCCTGGAGAAGGAAGCCGGCATTCAATCCCGCACACTATCGTCGTGGGAGCTGCGCTGGAACGAGGGTCGCAACCACATCGACGACAAGACGGTTTTCGTGCTGGACGAGGCCGGCATGGTCTCATCGCGGCAGATGGCGCTGTTCGTCGATGCCGTCACCAAGGCCGGTGCGAAACTGGTTCTGGTCGGCGACCCCGAACAGCTTCAGCCGATCGGGGCGGGAGCCGGCTTCCGGGCGATTGCCGACCGGATCGGCTATGCCGAACTCGAAACGATCTATCGTCAGCGCCAGCAATGGATGCGCGACGCGTCGCTCGATCTGGCGCGCGGCAAGGTCGGCGAAGCGGTCGAAGCTTATCGTGCGCATGGGCGCTTCAACGGGCTGGACCTCAAGGCGCAGGCGGTCGAAAGCCTGATCGCCGATTGGAACCACGGTTACGATCCTTCGAAGACCACCCTGATCCTCGCACATCTTCGCCGTGATGTTCGGATGCTCAACGAGATGGCGCGAGCCAAGCTTGTCGAGCGCGGCATCATCGCAGACGGGTTTGCGTTCAAGACAGAGGACGGAACCCGCATGTTCGCGGCCGGCGACCAGATCGTGTTCCTCAAGAACGAGGGCAGCCTTGGCGTCAAGAACGGTATGTTGGCCAAGGTCATCGAGGCAGCACCTGGGCGGCTTGTGGCGGAGCTTGGCGGAGGGGAACATCGCCGTCTGGTCACTATCGAACAGCGCTTCTACAACAACCTCGATCACGGCTATGCGACGACGATCCACAAGAGCCAGGGCGCGACCGTCGACCGGGTGAAGGTGCTTGCTTCCCTCTCGTTGGACCGCCATCTCACCTATGTGGCGATGACGCGCCATCGCGAGGATCTCGCCGTCTATTACGGCCGACGCTCTTTCGCGAAATCCGGCGGCCTCATCCCGATCCTGTCGCGCCGAAACGCCAAGGAGACGACCCTCGATTACGAGAAGGCGTCGTTCTATCGGCAGGCGCTGCGCTTCGCGGAAGCGCGGGGCCTTCATCTTGTCAACGTCGCCCGCACGATCGCACACGATCGCCTCCAATGGGCCGTCCGGCAAAAACAGAAACTCGCCGACCTCGGCGCACGTCTTGCCGCCATGGGTGCGGCACTCGGACTGGTCCGAGGCAGCAACAAACACTCCATCCCGGACACAATCAAGGAGGCCAAGCCCATGGTATCAGGCATCACCACCTTCCCGAAATCGTTCGGCCAGGCTGTCGAGGATAAGCTCGCCGCGGATCCCGGCCTAAAGAAACAATGGGAGGACGTCTCGACCCGTTTCCACCTCGTCTACGCGCAGCCGGAGGCGGCTTTCAACGCAATCAATGTCGACGCCATGGCCAAGGACCAGTCGGTCGCGCAGTCGACCCTCGAAAGGATTGCCGGCGCCCCTGAAAGCTTCGGTGCGCTGAAGGGCAAGACCGGTCTTCTTGCCAGCCGTGCCGACAAGCAGGAGCGGGAGAAAGCGGTCGCCAATGTGCCCGCGCTCGCCCGAAATCTTAAACGCTACCTTCGTGAGCGGGCCGAGGCCGAATTCAAACACGAGACGGAGGAGCGCGCGGTCCGGCTCAAGGTTTCGGTCGATATCCCGGCGCTCTCAGCATCTGCCAAACAAACGCTCGAGCGGGTCCGCGATGCGATCGACAGCAATGATCTCCCGGCCGGTCTCGAATATGCGCTGGCCGATAAGATGGTGAAGGCCGAACTCGAAGGTTTCGCGAAGGCTGTGTCCGAGCGCTTCGGAGAACGGACATTCCTGCCTTTGGCCGCGAAAGACACGAGTGGCAAGACCTTCGAGACCGTCACATCGGGCATGACGGTCAGCCAAAAGGTTGAGGTCCAGTCCGCGTGGAATTCCATGCGGACGGTCCAGCAACTTGGCTCTCATGAACGAACGACCGAAGCACTCAAGCAGGCTGAGACGCTGCGTCAGACGAAGAGCCAAGGGCGCTCGCTGAAATGA